In Entomomonas moraniae, one DNA window encodes the following:
- the ribA gene encoding GTP cyclohydrolase II, which produces MAVVFVASSLLPTPFAVFTMHGFLDEETGIEHVALTLGDVKTPAPVLGRVHSECLTGDALFSLRCDCGFQLEAALKAIAKEGRGVLLYLRQEGRGIGLLNKIRAYALQDKGADTVEANEQLGFPADMRKYTMCRPMLEHLGIKMVELMTNNPKKIAALTELGITVTSRKPIEFGNNRYNERYLATKANKMGHLLGLQHQQESPTDNH; this is translated from the coding sequence GTGGCTGTCGTTTTTGTTGCATCTTCATTACTACCTACCCCTTTTGCTGTATTTACTATGCATGGCTTTTTAGATGAGGAAACGGGGATAGAGCATGTGGCTTTAACTTTAGGTGACGTAAAGACTCCAGCGCCTGTTCTTGGAAGAGTACATTCAGAATGTTTAACAGGGGATGCACTGTTTAGTTTACGTTGTGATTGTGGTTTTCAGTTAGAAGCAGCTTTAAAAGCAATTGCCAAAGAAGGGCGAGGTGTACTGCTTTATTTACGCCAAGAAGGCAGAGGAATAGGGTTATTAAATAAAATCAGAGCGTATGCTCTGCAAGATAAAGGTGCTGATACAGTAGAAGCTAATGAACAGCTAGGCTTTCCTGCTGATATGCGAAAATACACCATGTGCCGTCCAATGCTAGAACATTTAGGAATAAAGATGGTTGAGTTGATGACGAATAATCCTAAAAAAATAGCTGCATTAACCGAGTTAGGTATTACAGTAACTAGCCGTAAGCCTATCGAGTTTGGTAATAATCGCTACAATGAGCGTTATTTAGCAACTAAGGCAAACAAAATGGGGCATTTACTCGGGTTGCAACACCAACAAGAATCACCAACAGATAATCACTGA
- a CDS encoding cobalamin-binding protein, whose product MPIKRWVSFLLLFVTVVAYGDELTKPKIISLTPSFTDMVVDLGATDQLVGASILDKQRLPVLKSLDSIGNFGSYSLEKIVSLKPDIVLIWPSAINLAQQQQLSSLGIKVISRDPQTLSDLGNDIIYLGKQIGKEKEGEQLAKRLQEELVQLKKQYHREKPLTVFYQIWDKPMYTIGKKQIINDALNICGARNIFDDIDLSAPQVDIESVLARNPQVIISSKQSLLNSWRSWTNLSAVANNKLILFQDDRIARPSTEMVEAIKKLCIQINE is encoded by the coding sequence ATGCCTATAAAGCGGTGGGTTAGTTTCCTTTTATTGTTTGTGACGGTTGTTGCGTATGGTGATGAATTAACCAAGCCAAAAATTATTAGCTTAACCCCCTCTTTTACCGATATGGTGGTTGATTTAGGAGCGACTGATCAGTTGGTAGGAGCATCAATACTCGATAAGCAGCGTTTACCAGTCCTTAAATCGCTTGATTCAATTGGTAATTTTGGAAGTTATTCTTTAGAAAAAATAGTCAGCTTAAAACCTGATATTGTTTTAATTTGGCCATCGGCGATCAACTTAGCACAACAACAACAGCTTTCTTCCCTTGGTATTAAAGTAATCAGCCGAGATCCTCAGACATTGAGTGATTTGGGTAATGATATTATTTATTTAGGAAAACAAATTGGTAAAGAGAAAGAAGGTGAGCAACTTGCAAAGCGATTACAAGAAGAGTTAGTGCAACTTAAAAAACAATATCATCGAGAAAAACCATTAACTGTATTTTACCAGATATGGGATAAGCCTATGTATACCATAGGTAAAAAACAAATCATCAATGATGCATTAAATATTTGTGGTGCTAGAAATATTTTTGATGATATTGATCTATCGGCTCCCCAAGTGGATATTGAAAGTGTGCTAGCGCGTAATCCACAGGTGATTATTTCTTCTAAACAATCGTTACTGAATAGTTGGCGATCATGGACAAACCTTTCTGCGGTGGCAAATAATAAACTCATTTTATTTCAGGATGACCGCATAGCGCGTCCAAGTACAGAGATGGTTGAGGCGATCAAGAAACTCTGTATTCAAATTAACGAGTAG
- a CDS encoding autotransporter outer membrane beta-barrel domain-containing protein has product MFQGGLFNYKNGSITSTANGTFALQVQSTTSKANLDNVELNSNGNGYTLWVIGGEVNANNLSINASNTAYGLVAQNQGKVVFKGNTTINSGNSEIAMVVDGNNSQVTTDTDGSKMTIDGGLFAQNQGLIDFNLLQGSYLKSVVSTSDNSTTKLSMTGTTWDMTDSSIVTNLTANDSSINFLSTPNNYQTLEVANLAGNNANFGMHVNLGGITTATRINNQGERIGSAGVDGDLLTVTDTLSNTGNYKLAITNNGSAATQGNEVLQVVETPENNSGNFSLVKPVEAGAYEYSLRQSINNSNNSTGWELYSTGRKTTTAEAATSFLNVAYLTSYIENQTLLQRLGDLRNSKVAGVKSDGLWIKGFGGKLSAFSGNSMKGFDMTYTGTQLGIDKNIDMQSGRLLIGIMAGFTRTNPNYRDGNGTGKNYTTGLYATYLNDNGIYVDNVLKYNSMHNQFNVRDTAGNNVKGTGKTQGIMLSTEIGKRFWLESKQQGFYLEPQAQLSYGYQNGDTVHASNGLKVGLSHYNSALGRVSGIAGYQIQGENPINIYVKTGVVREMSGGASYRFNNGDKKGHTFRSSWFDNGIGANVTINKKHNIYTEVDYSTGGKFDSAMFNLGYRYSF; this is encoded by the coding sequence GTGTTCCAGGGCGGCCTATTTAATTATAAAAATGGCTCCATTACCAGTACTGCGAATGGAACCTTTGCATTACAAGTACAAAGTACTACCTCAAAAGCTAATTTAGATAATGTAGAGCTCAACTCTAATGGTAATGGCTATACCCTTTGGGTGATAGGCGGTGAAGTTAATGCTAACAATTTATCTATCAATGCGAGTAATACGGCTTATGGTCTAGTTGCCCAAAACCAAGGCAAAGTAGTATTCAAAGGTAATACCACTATCAATAGTGGTAACTCAGAGATAGCAATGGTTGTTGATGGGAATAATAGTCAAGTGACTACAGACACAGACGGCAGCAAAATGACTATTGATGGTGGGCTATTTGCCCAAAACCAAGGCTTAATAGATTTTAATCTATTACAAGGTTCCTATTTAAAAAGCGTTGTTAGTACCAGTGATAACTCTACAACTAAACTTTCAATGACGGGTACTACTTGGGATATGACTGATAGTTCAATTGTTACAAATTTAACAGCCAATGATAGTTCCATTAACTTCCTATCAACCCCCAATAACTACCAAACATTAGAGGTAGCTAACTTAGCAGGTAATAACGCCAACTTTGGAATGCATGTTAATTTAGGTGGCATCACTACTGCTACCAGAATCAATAATCAAGGTGAAAGAATTGGTTCGGCTGGGGTTGATGGTGATCTGTTAACAGTAACGGATACATTATCGAATACTGGGAACTACAAATTAGCCATTACAAATAATGGTTCAGCAGCAACTCAAGGCAATGAAGTATTACAAGTAGTGGAAACGCCAGAAAACAATAGTGGCAACTTTTCATTAGTAAAACCTGTTGAGGCAGGAGCTTATGAGTATAGTTTACGTCAGTCTATTAATAACAGTAATAATAGTACTGGATGGGAGCTATATTCTACTGGTCGCAAAACTACTACAGCAGAGGCTGCCACCAGTTTTCTTAATGTTGCCTATTTAACTTCTTACATTGAAAACCAAACTCTACTACAACGTTTAGGCGACTTACGCAATAGCAAAGTAGCAGGTGTTAAGAGCGATGGACTATGGATAAAAGGCTTTGGCGGTAAATTATCGGCTTTCTCCGGTAACTCCATGAAAGGCTTTGACATGACATATACTGGTACACAATTAGGCATTGATAAGAATATTGATATGCAAAGTGGGCGGTTGCTAATTGGTATTATGGCTGGTTTTACCCGCACTAACCCTAACTATAGAGATGGCAATGGTACAGGGAAGAATTATACTACGGGACTTTATGCCACTTACTTAAACGATAACGGTATCTATGTAGACAATGTACTAAAATACAACAGCATGCATAACCAATTTAACGTAAGAGATACGGCAGGAAACAATGTTAAAGGAACAGGAAAAACCCAAGGGATAATGCTCTCGACAGAAATAGGAAAACGTTTTTGGCTTGAAAGTAAGCAACAAGGGTTTTATCTTGAACCACAGGCTCAGCTATCTTATGGCTATCAAAACGGTGATACAGTCCATGCCAGCAATGGGTTAAAAGTGGGGCTGAGTCATTACAATAGCGCTTTAGGAAGAGTCAGTGGTATTGCTGGTTACCAAATACAAGGTGAAAACCCCATTAATATTTATGTAAAAACAGGTGTTGTAAGAGAAATGAGTGGTGGTGCTTCTTATCGCTTTAATAATGGTGATAAAAAAGGCCATACTTTCCGCTCTAGCTGGTTCGATAATGGCATTGGTGCCAATGTAACCATCAACAAAAAACACAACATTTATACAGAAGTAGACTACTCTACCGGTGGCAAGTTTGACAGTGCGATGTTTAACTTAGGTTATCGTTATAGTTTCTAA
- a CDS encoding response regulator, whose amino-acid sequence MTLPIDILIVEDEPILAGVHAEIIGQIPAFKAVAIASSLQEAKQLIPKLKPQLILLDNYLPDGKGIDLFQNIITLNLGCHVIFITAASDMQTCSDAIRLGAFDYIIKPISYERLKYSLSKFESFIKTQKNTTYLSQQKIDELFNLQRKDFRDKNKTKGIEEITLQSVQNLFITNPKKLYSAETVAIELGMSKTTVRRYLEYCIKIKFLTIQVSYGNVGRPERFYIKE is encoded by the coding sequence ATGACTCTACCAATAGATATTCTTATTGTTGAAGATGAACCTATCCTTGCGGGAGTCCATGCTGAAATCATAGGGCAAATACCAGCATTTAAAGCTGTTGCTATTGCATCATCTTTACAAGAAGCCAAACAACTCATTCCAAAACTAAAACCACAGCTAATTTTATTGGATAACTATTTGCCCGATGGTAAAGGAATAGATCTATTTCAAAATATCATTACTCTTAACTTAGGTTGTCACGTCATCTTTATCACCGCCGCTAGCGATATGCAAACTTGTAGCGATGCAATACGACTTGGGGCTTTTGATTACATCATTAAACCCATATCGTATGAGCGATTAAAATACTCTTTAAGTAAATTTGAAAGTTTTATTAAGACACAAAAGAATACAACATACCTCAGTCAGCAAAAAATAGATGAGCTATTTAATTTACAAAGAAAAGACTTTAGAGATAAAAACAAAACGAAAGGTATTGAAGAAATTACTTTACAGAGCGTCCAAAATCTTTTTATTACTAACCCTAAAAAACTTTACTCCGCAGAAACGGTTGCAATTGAACTAGGAATGAGTAAAACCACTGTACGACGCTATTTAGAATACTGTATAAAAATTAAATTCTTAACAATACAAGTATCTTATGGAAATGTAGGTAGGCCAGAGCGATTTTATATTAAAGAATAA
- a CDS encoding ATP-binding protein: MMLKSLKKRLNSFATKLFISLIIFFIIIALLLVSYFSKRFEELLYQQIGKYALVQAKEIAIIPNLISAVEQRDTKGINQFVSRLYANSDASFIVIGDSKGNHLFHTGNIQLYSPMMGGDNDAVLRGESIISIRKGTLGVSLRGKTPIINKNGEVVGIVSVGYLQHDIHLIYSEEFTPIIIIFICLTISVFAFSWFFSRRIKSQMLGLEPKEICRLAIQQEAILESIFEGVIAIDINYRITAINYAARSILGIKQSASMLTGVDLSSIIQTTNFLDTDSKTTDCKDEICQFNNIAVIASRTRIIINNQLQGWVISFRDKNDINSLNLQLSQVKNFADNLRVMRHESLNWMAMLAGLLHMKEYDKAISILEAKSLGSQRILDFISSRFQNHAVCGLLLGKYSRANELGLQLELDPACQLKEIPATLTEVMLISIMGNLLDNAFDAIMNLKEPQLISEHNRIELYISDETNELVIEVADQGVGIDPTIRDHLFERGITSKASDDHGIGLYLVSSYVQQAGGLITISDGDEGGAIFSIFIPK, from the coding sequence ATGATGCTGAAATCCCTAAAAAAAAGATTAAACTCTTTTGCAACCAAACTTTTTATCTCATTAATTATTTTTTTTATTATTATAGCTCTTCTGCTCGTCTCATATTTTAGCAAACGATTTGAAGAGCTCCTTTACCAACAAATCGGCAAATATGCTTTAGTACAAGCCAAAGAAATAGCCATTATCCCCAATCTAATTTCTGCTGTCGAACAACGTGATACAAAAGGTATAAATCAATTTGTCTCACGACTATATGCAAATTCAGATGCAAGCTTTATCGTTATTGGAGACTCTAAAGGGAACCATCTATTTCATACAGGTAATATTCAATTATACTCACCCATGATGGGAGGGGATAATGATGCCGTACTTAGAGGTGAAAGCATCATTTCTATAAGAAAAGGTACACTCGGTGTTTCTTTACGAGGGAAGACCCCCATCATTAACAAAAATGGGGAAGTGGTTGGTATTGTCTCGGTAGGGTATTTACAACACGATATCCATTTAATATACAGTGAAGAATTTACACCTATTATCATTATATTTATCTGTTTAACTATCTCTGTTTTTGCTTTTTCATGGTTTTTCTCAAGACGCATAAAATCTCAAATGCTAGGTCTTGAACCTAAAGAGATTTGTCGGTTAGCCATACAACAAGAAGCTATTCTAGAATCCATTTTTGAAGGAGTTATTGCTATCGATATCAACTATAGAATAACTGCCATCAACTACGCAGCAAGATCTATCTTGGGTATTAAGCAGTCCGCCTCAATGTTAACAGGGGTTGATTTGAGCTCCATCATTCAAACAACTAATTTTTTAGATACTGACAGTAAAACAACTGATTGTAAAGATGAAATCTGTCAATTCAATAATATAGCCGTCATTGCAAGTCGGACTCGAATCATCATCAATAACCAATTGCAAGGTTGGGTGATTTCTTTTAGGGATAAAAACGATATTAATAGTTTAAACTTGCAACTAAGCCAGGTAAAAAACTTTGCAGATAATTTAAGAGTCATGCGCCATGAGTCTTTAAATTGGATGGCGATGTTAGCAGGTTTACTGCACATGAAAGAATACGACAAAGCAATCAGTATTTTAGAAGCAAAGTCTCTAGGTAGCCAGAGAATACTAGATTTTATTTCTAGTCGTTTTCAAAATCACGCTGTTTGTGGTTTATTATTAGGCAAATACTCAAGAGCTAATGAGCTAGGGCTACAGTTAGAACTAGACCCTGCGTGCCAATTAAAAGAAATTCCTGCCACACTTACAGAAGTGATGCTGATTTCTATTATGGGAAATCTATTAGATAATGCCTTCGATGCCATTATGAACTTAAAAGAGCCCCAACTCATTAGTGAACATAATAGAATCGAATTATATATTTCTGACGAGACCAATGAGCTAGTCATTGAAGTAGCAGACCAAGGTGTAGGCATAGATCCAACAATTCGCGATCATTTATTTGAACGAGGCATTACTTCAAAAGCTTCTGACGATCATGGAATAGGGTTATACTTAGTTTCCTCTTATGTTCAGCAAGCAGGGGGATTAATTACCATCAGCGATGGAGATGAAGGAGGTGCTATTTTTTCCATTTTCATTCCAAAGTAA
- a CDS encoding 2-hydroxycarboxylate transporter family protein encodes MSDQDRSASSSDSVTNETWQEKFWRFTDKYKIGVIPLPLFIACGVLIFAIIALTGTLPADIVVMVATCAFFGFACGEIGKRLPIVGKMGAAAICATFIPSALVYYKLLPAPVVEATTSFYKSTHILYLYICCIIVGSIMSMDRKTLVQGFLRVFVPMLCGEIVGMVVGVTVGVVLGLPVLHTFFFLVLPIMAGGVGEGAIPLSMGYAAIFNAEQGVFLGKVLPIVMLGGLTGICCAGILNRIGKSYPHLTGNGRLLPSDNEEEDIKLHNNASLSTDVTTFASGVLLAVMMYMVGMLGQKIVGLPAPVGMLFAAVILKLTSIVSPKVLSGSQVVYKFFQTSVTYPILFAVGVAITPWDELVSAFTITNLIVIVSTVVSLVATGFFVAKKMKMYPIDTAVISCCQSGQGGTGDVAILTAAERMELMPFAQIATRIGGAINVSLSLLVLGQLIGPFPLY; translated from the coding sequence ATGAGTGACCAAGATAGAAGTGCTAGTAGTAGTGACTCTGTAACAAATGAAACATGGCAAGAAAAGTTCTGGAGATTTACAGATAAATATAAAATAGGTGTTATTCCTCTCCCCTTATTTATTGCCTGTGGCGTTTTAATCTTCGCGATTATTGCATTAACAGGTACTCTTCCCGCTGATATTGTAGTGATGGTTGCTACCTGTGCTTTTTTTGGTTTTGCTTGTGGAGAAATAGGCAAGCGGTTGCCTATTGTTGGAAAAATGGGTGCAGCTGCAATATGTGCAACTTTTATTCCCTCTGCACTTGTCTATTATAAATTACTACCTGCCCCTGTTGTTGAAGCAACAACTTCTTTTTATAAAAGTACTCATATACTTTACCTTTATATTTGTTGCATTATCGTTGGTAGTATTATGAGTATGGATCGTAAGACCCTAGTCCAAGGGTTTTTACGTGTTTTTGTTCCTATGCTGTGCGGCGAAATTGTCGGTATGGTGGTTGGTGTTACCGTAGGTGTTGTATTAGGTCTTCCAGTTCTTCATACCTTTTTCTTCTTAGTATTACCTATTATGGCGGGCGGGGTAGGTGAGGGAGCCATTCCTTTATCAATGGGATACGCTGCAATTTTTAATGCTGAACAGGGGGTGTTTTTAGGGAAAGTTTTACCTATTGTGATGTTAGGTGGTTTAACGGGAATTTGTTGCGCGGGGATTCTCAATAGAATAGGTAAAAGCTATCCACATTTAACAGGCAATGGCCGTTTATTACCGAGTGATAATGAAGAGGAAGATATAAAGCTTCATAATAATGCTTCATTATCAACGGATGTTACTACTTTTGCCTCAGGTGTGTTATTAGCGGTGATGATGTATATGGTCGGTATGTTGGGGCAAAAAATTGTGGGGCTTCCAGCACCTGTAGGTATGTTGTTTGCGGCAGTTATTTTAAAATTAACTTCTATTGTTTCACCTAAAGTGCTTAGTGGTTCACAAGTAGTATACAAGTTTTTTCAGACATCAGTTACCTATCCTATTTTATTCGCCGTTGGTGTGGCTATTACCCCTTGGGATGAATTGGTTTCAGCTTTTACTATAACCAATTTAATCGTCATTGTTAGCACAGTTGTTTCTTTAGTCGCTACTGGTTTTTTTGTTGCTAAGAAAATGAAAATGTACCCAATTGATACGGCTGTTATTTCTTGTTGTCAAAGTGGGCAAGGTGGAACAGGAGACGTTGCAATATTAACTGCGGCAGAGCGTATGGAATTAATGCCCTTTGCTCAAATTGCTACACGTATTGGTGGTGCGATTAATGTATCATTATCTCTTCTTGTACTTGGCCAGCTGATAGGACCATTTCCTTTGTATTGA
- a CDS encoding AEC family transporter has protein sequence MNQVWSAIWQVISSCLPVFLLIFLGWLCVQQKIFTKDAKKLLSGLVSNFVFPALLFVQTSHAKPSEIFDGIWIIAFFCTMAFIWIICFVVNKYILHKELKSCTINSMLCCFPNMGGMGVPFLTLMLGASSTISIAVANFVVALTLIPLTIFLFELCSAKVSGGEVTSAMIIDAVKNSIMKPMFLAVALGLVISVTNGTTWLPHFVFNTFDIMSGACNFISLIAVGVGVYGVKVTLSKPLVVNVILKCFLTPVIALSAVYLFGITGMQAQELVFLLAMPTASTAVILAYDWNVEQEQASSIFLASTALSVIILPSLSLIMNLVIPGIK, from the coding sequence ATGAATCAAGTATGGTCTGCAATTTGGCAAGTGATTAGCTCTTGTCTCCCTGTATTCTTATTGATTTTTCTTGGTTGGCTATGTGTTCAACAGAAAATATTTACGAAGGATGCTAAAAAATTACTATCTGGCCTTGTTTCGAACTTTGTTTTTCCAGCATTACTTTTTGTTCAAACATCCCATGCAAAGCCATCTGAAATATTCGATGGAATTTGGATTATTGCTTTCTTTTGTACCATGGCCTTTATTTGGATAATTTGTTTTGTAGTAAACAAATATATTCTCCATAAAGAGCTAAAATCATGCACAATAAACTCAATGTTGTGTTGTTTTCCAAATATGGGTGGAATGGGCGTACCATTTTTAACACTGATGCTAGGCGCCTCTTCCACTATTTCTATTGCGGTAGCTAATTTTGTGGTGGCGCTTACGCTGATTCCTCTCACTATTTTTCTATTTGAGCTTTGTAGTGCTAAGGTCTCTGGGGGAGAAGTAACCAGTGCAATGATTATCGATGCTGTTAAAAACTCAATTATGAAGCCTATGTTTCTAGCTGTTGCCTTGGGTTTAGTCATTAGTGTTACTAATGGTACTACATGGTTGCCTCATTTTGTTTTTAATACGTTTGACATAATGTCAGGTGCTTGTAACTTTATTTCCCTTATTGCTGTCGGAGTAGGTGTGTATGGTGTAAAAGTAACGTTAAGTAAACCATTGGTTGTTAATGTTATTCTAAAATGTTTTTTAACACCTGTGATCGCCTTAAGTGCAGTATATCTTTTTGGTATTACAGGCATGCAAGCGCAAGAGTTAGTTTTTCTATTGGCCATGCCTACGGCTTCAACTGCAGTCATTTTAGCTTATGACTGGAATGTTGAGCAAGAACAAGCTTCCAGTATTTTCTTAGCTTCTACCGCTTTATCTGTCATTATTTTACCATCGCTATCACTAATAATGAACCTGGTTATCCCAGGGATAAAGTAG
- a CDS encoding fumarylacetoacetate hydrolase family protein — protein MKLISYNYNEQEHYGILTPEGIIDLSTRLGQQFCDLKSLIAGGALKRIQCYLNESPDFTEQEVKYLPVITRPNKILCVGMNYADKRVEFNQTDPAPTLFVRFPDSQAGHKCPIIKPSITNEFDYEGELAVIIGKDGFHIKAEDALSHVAGYSCYMDGSVRDWQHSWFTAGKNWPKTGGFGPCLTTSDEIPDPTNLTISTYLNNNRVQHDNTSNLIHKIPELIAYISLFTELSAGDVIITGSPGGVGKKRVPPLFMKAGDCIEVEIEKIGRLTNFITDEVTPTI, from the coding sequence ATGAAACTGATCAGCTATAATTATAATGAGCAAGAACATTATGGCATTTTAACGCCGGAAGGCATTATTGATTTATCAACCAGATTAGGTCAGCAATTTTGTGATTTAAAATCTTTGATTGCGGGCGGTGCTTTAAAGCGAATTCAATGCTATTTAAATGAGAGCCCAGACTTTACAGAACAAGAAGTAAAGTATTTACCTGTTATAACAAGGCCTAATAAAATTTTGTGCGTTGGGATGAACTACGCTGATAAGCGTGTAGAGTTTAATCAGACAGACCCTGCCCCCACGCTTTTTGTCCGATTTCCTGATTCGCAAGCAGGCCATAAATGTCCCATTATAAAGCCAAGTATTACTAATGAGTTTGACTATGAAGGAGAGCTTGCCGTTATTATAGGGAAAGATGGTTTTCATATTAAAGCAGAAGATGCACTGTCTCATGTGGCAGGTTATAGCTGCTATATGGATGGTTCAGTCCGTGACTGGCAGCATAGTTGGTTTACTGCGGGGAAAAACTGGCCAAAAACAGGTGGCTTTGGTCCATGCTTAACAACTTCGGATGAAATACCTGACCCTACCAATTTAACAATCTCTACCTATTTAAATAACAATAGGGTACAACATGATAATACGAGCAATCTTATTCACAAGATACCTGAGTTAATCGCATATATTAGTTTATTTACTGAGTTGTCTGCTGGAGATGTTATTATTACAGGTTCTCCTGGTGGTGTGGGTAAGAAACGTGTGCCTCCACTATTCATGAAAGCAGGCGATTGTATTGAAGTTGAAATTGAAAAAATAGGTCGTTTAACTAACTTTATTACCGATGAAGTCACTCCTACTATTTAG
- the citC gene encoding [citrate (pro-3S)-lyase] ligase translates to MTSEIKFALLNNSEKSLNDVKGLLESCHLKVDRQVDLFAVAYTDNNDIIACAGLFHNIIKCVAISPEYRGENLTSRLINEIILYAADRGVFHLFLYTKPENIRVFEKCGFYPLVVIPELATFMENTPVGIKGYCEKLSQKQHVGKRIGSIVMNANPFTLGHQYLVEFAAKQCDWLYVFVVSEDSSMFSFKDRFRLVQEGTSSIANVTVLSSSEYIVSKATFPSYFLKEKADVDHAITGIDLLVFRNYIAPSLNIMSRFVGTEPFSPITDKYNHGMKYWLSEYQTSSPTINVIEIERKKINGTPISATAVRYFLKENNLEEVKKLVPETTWAFLKENFATNSREVL, encoded by the coding sequence ATGACTAGTGAAATAAAATTTGCACTATTAAATAATAGTGAAAAATCTTTAAATGACGTGAAGGGCTTGTTAGAGAGTTGTCATTTGAAAGTAGACCGACAAGTGGATTTGTTCGCTGTCGCGTATACTGATAATAATGACATTATCGCTTGTGCGGGGCTTTTTCATAATATCATCAAGTGTGTTGCGATTAGCCCTGAGTATCGAGGTGAGAACTTAACAAGCCGACTTATTAATGAAATTATACTTTATGCGGCCGATCGAGGGGTATTTCACTTATTCCTTTATACAAAACCAGAAAATATTCGGGTATTTGAAAAGTGTGGTTTTTATCCTTTAGTTGTTATTCCAGAACTGGCAACGTTTATGGAAAATACTCCGGTTGGGATAAAAGGTTACTGTGAGAAACTTTCTCAGAAACAGCATGTGGGAAAAAGAATCGGTAGTATTGTTATGAATGCTAACCCTTTCACATTAGGTCACCAATATCTCGTTGAGTTTGCCGCAAAACAATGTGACTGGCTCTATGTTTTTGTTGTGAGTGAAGATAGCTCAATGTTTTCTTTTAAAGACCGTTTCCGTCTAGTGCAAGAAGGTACATCAAGTATTGCAAATGTTACGGTGCTTTCTAGTTCTGAGTATATTGTATCAAAAGCAACATTCCCCAGTTATTTTCTAAAAGAGAAAGCTGATGTAGATCATGCCATTACAGGTATAGATTTACTCGTATTCAGAAATTATATAGCACCATCGCTGAATATCATGAGCCGTTTTGTTGGAACAGAGCCATTTTCGCCAATAACAGATAAATATAATCATGGCATGAAATATTGGCTAAGCGAGTACCAGACAAGTTCCCCAACCATTAATGTTATTGAGATCGAGCGCAAGAAGATTAATGGAACGCCTATTTCGGCAACGGCCGTTCGCTATTTTCTTAAGGAAAATAACCTTGAGGAAGTAAAAAAATTAGTACCTGAAACAACATGGGCTTTTCTAAAAGAAAACTTTGCAACAAATTCAAGAGAGGTATTATGA
- the citD gene encoding citrate lyase acyl carrier protein: protein MKIIKDAIAGTLESSDLQVKVSPQDNLEIVIHSNVMHQFGEKIADVVKETLNKLQVAEGLIIIEDKGALDCAIRARVETAVLRGAEVTELNWSLLK, encoded by the coding sequence ATGAAAATCATCAAAGACGCAATTGCAGGGACACTGGAGTCCAGTGACCTACAGGTTAAGGTTTCTCCCCAAGACAATCTTGAGATCGTTATTCATAGTAATGTCATGCATCAATTTGGAGAGAAAATTGCAGACGTTGTTAAAGAAACACTCAATAAACTACAAGTCGCTGAAGGTTTGATTATTATTGAAGATAAAGGTGCTCTAGATTGTGCTATTCGAGCACGTGTAGAAACTGCTGTTTTACGTGGAGCCGAAGTGACTGAGCTAAACTGGAGTCTATTAAAATGA